From one Halosimplex rubrum genomic stretch:
- a CDS encoding S1C family serine protease encodes MEDSDSSRRRFLAVCGTALSAGIAGCSDSILGGETEDTTPVDPEPSTPSPDSGGDGSPGGSDGAAGDFEQFDAEQGSTYTDVYRSTVPSVAQIQVYTGGPTPSQGTGFVYSDGHVVTNQHVVEGAERIYLRFSDGGWLDATVEGTDVYSDLAVLSVEELPESAEPLALRESDPDVGTEVIAIGNPFGYSGSVSAGIVSGVNRTLPAPNDFSIPDAIQTDAPVNPGNSGGPLVTLDGTVAGVINSGGGDNIGFGISAPLVRRVVPALLEDGEFEHAYMGVRLRTVDPLHAEANDVDERVGVYIDLVREDGPADGVLRGSTGETTVAGQSGVGTGGDVVVSMDGTSIPTREALASFLALETSPGDTIDVTVLRDGEERTVELTLGSRPDPT; translated from the coding sequence ATGGAAGACTCCGACTCGTCGCGGCGACGGTTCCTCGCCGTCTGCGGGACGGCGCTGTCGGCCGGGATCGCCGGCTGCTCCGATTCGATCCTCGGCGGCGAGACCGAGGACACGACGCCCGTCGACCCCGAACCGTCGACGCCGTCACCCGACTCGGGCGGCGACGGCAGCCCCGGCGGCTCGGACGGCGCCGCCGGCGACTTCGAGCAGTTCGACGCAGAGCAGGGGAGCACCTACACCGACGTGTACCGCTCGACCGTCCCCTCGGTCGCCCAGATCCAGGTGTACACCGGCGGGCCGACCCCCTCCCAGGGCACCGGCTTCGTCTACAGCGACGGCCACGTCGTCACGAACCAGCACGTCGTCGAGGGCGCCGAGCGCATCTACCTCCGGTTCAGCGACGGCGGCTGGCTCGACGCGACCGTCGAGGGGACCGACGTGTACAGCGACCTGGCGGTCCTCTCGGTCGAGGAACTGCCCGAGAGCGCCGAGCCGCTGGCGCTCCGGGAGTCCGACCCCGACGTGGGGACGGAGGTCATCGCCATCGGCAACCCCTTCGGCTACTCCGGCTCGGTGTCGGCGGGGATCGTCAGCGGCGTCAACCGGACGCTGCCGGCGCCGAACGACTTCTCGATCCCCGACGCGATCCAGACGGACGCCCCGGTCAACCCCGGGAACTCCGGCGGGCCGCTGGTCACCCTCGACGGGACCGTGGCCGGCGTCATCAACTCCGGCGGCGGCGACAACATCGGCTTCGGCATCTCCGCGCCGCTGGTGCGACGAGTGGTCCCCGCACTGCTCGAAGACGGCGAGTTCGAGCACGCCTACATGGGCGTTCGCCTCCGGACGGTCGACCCGCTGCACGCCGAGGCCAACGACGTGGACGAGCGGGTCGGCGTCTACATCGACCTCGTCCGCGAGGACGGCCCCGCCGACGGCGTCCTCCGGGGGTCGACCGGCGAGACGACCGTGGCCGGCCAGTCCGGGGTCGGGACCGGCGGCGACGTCGTCGTCTCGATGGACGGGACCTCGATCCCCACCAGGGAGGCCCTCGCGAGCTTCCTCGCGCTGGAGACCAGCCCCGGCGACACCATCGACGTGACCGTCCTCCGCGACGGCGAGGAGCGGACGGTCGAACTCACGCTCGGGTCCCGTCCCGACCCGACCTGA
- the priS gene encoding DNA primase small subunit PriS — protein MQEQTRAYLQGRFGDHYRRSDLSPPPEANEREWGYIPWTDGPGETMIRHRSLLDVGNLEDFLAREKPKHVYFSAGRYDDPGASSMGEKTWRSSDLVFDLDADHLPSVTLGEDSYAEMLAKCKDALFRLLDFLDEDFGFEETTVVFSGGRGYHVHVRDETVQQLGSDARREIVDYVRGIGLDDEYIRTSEMRGGVSRRVVETGGGWGRRVHEHLLEFVDELLAMDDDEATARLQELDGIGEGRADTVYGALQSNAEALEAGNVELGGVGLRTLLDAFAAEVVDGQNAPIDEPVTTDVNRLIRLPGSLHGGSALEVQRIDRADLEAFDPLVDAVPETFVGHEINVEVTTPGEVQLRGDSFNLQAGVRSVPEYLGAFLMARGRAEKAPE, from the coding sequence TGGGGGTACATCCCCTGGACCGACGGTCCCGGCGAGACGATGATCCGCCACCGCTCGCTGCTCGATGTGGGCAACCTCGAAGACTTTCTCGCCCGCGAGAAGCCGAAACACGTCTACTTCTCGGCCGGCCGGTACGACGACCCCGGCGCGAGTTCGATGGGCGAGAAGACCTGGCGCTCCTCGGACCTGGTCTTCGACCTCGACGCCGACCACCTCCCGTCGGTGACGCTGGGCGAGGACAGCTACGCCGAGATGCTCGCAAAGTGCAAGGACGCGCTCTTTCGCCTGCTGGACTTCCTCGACGAGGACTTCGGCTTCGAGGAGACGACGGTCGTCTTCTCGGGCGGACGGGGGTACCACGTCCACGTCCGCGACGAGACGGTTCAGCAACTGGGGAGCGACGCCCGCCGCGAGATCGTCGACTACGTGCGCGGGATCGGGCTGGACGACGAGTACATCCGGACGAGCGAGATGCGCGGCGGCGTCAGCCGGCGAGTCGTCGAGACGGGGGGCGGCTGGGGCCGGCGCGTCCACGAACACCTCCTCGAGTTCGTCGACGAACTGCTCGCGATGGACGACGACGAGGCGACGGCGCGACTGCAGGAACTCGACGGCATCGGCGAGGGTCGGGCCGACACCGTCTACGGCGCCCTGCAGTCCAACGCGGAGGCGCTGGAGGCGGGCAACGTCGAGCTCGGCGGCGTCGGGCTACGGACGCTGCTCGACGCGTTCGCCGCCGAAGTGGTCGACGGCCAGAACGCCCCAATCGACGAGCCGGTGACGACGGACGTGAACCGCCTCATTCGTCTGCCGGGGAGCCTCCACGGCGGGAGCGCGCTGGAGGTACAGCGGATCGACCGCGCGGATCTGGAGGCGTTCGACCCGCTGGTCGACGCCGTCCCGGAGACGTTCGTGGGCCACGAGATCAACGTCGAGGTGACCACGCCCGGGGAGGTGCAGTTGCGTGGCGATAGCTTTAATCTCCAGGCGGGAGTCCGTTCCGTTCCGGAGTACCTCGGCGCGTTCCTGATGGCCAGAGGTCGCGCCGAGAAGGCACCAGAATGA
- a CDS encoding DNA replication complex subunit Gins51, whose product MDLNELQSAQSRERQTDSLQQLRESFYKDAGEFIQQLHRERERAAEEADDPWDAPEINRLSDDIDTAEGTVEAIYERRVGKIVKMASLAAADMPTEDEGLTTEERSLFETLVGAIEENRARVEAVIDGENPAAAAADVDTPESAAGADADPTADTGAADASDAGPATGPSSADGDRRDVPSDPDELGDAPGAAPPADAPSGDVPADDSAAPSPPTDAPAEASGVDAADLMGDGSETAGSVDSGERSSEDDARDRPPQADGGSSAVGPQGGAESGSDAGPTPPSGDGPGGGGADPSADAGAEAEPSVDRATVKITSDVGEIFGVDQRAYDLTAEDVVTLPEANAGPLVERDAAERLD is encoded by the coding sequence ATGGACCTGAACGAACTACAGTCGGCCCAGAGCCGCGAACGGCAGACCGACAGCCTCCAGCAGCTGCGCGAGTCGTTCTACAAGGACGCCGGCGAGTTCATCCAGCAGCTCCACCGCGAGCGCGAGCGCGCCGCCGAGGAGGCCGACGACCCGTGGGACGCCCCGGAGATCAACCGCCTCAGCGACGACATCGACACCGCGGAGGGGACCGTCGAGGCCATCTACGAGCGCCGCGTCGGCAAGATCGTCAAGATGGCGTCCCTCGCCGCCGCGGACATGCCCACCGAGGACGAGGGGCTCACCACGGAGGAGCGGTCGCTGTTCGAGACGCTGGTCGGTGCCATCGAGGAGAACCGCGCGCGGGTCGAGGCCGTCATCGACGGGGAGAACCCCGCCGCGGCGGCCGCCGACGTGGATACCCCCGAATCCGCGGCCGGAGCGGACGCGGACCCGACGGCAGACACCGGCGCCGCGGACGCCTCGGACGCGGGTCCGGCCACGGGGCCGTCGTCCGCCGACGGCGACCGGCGCGACGTACCGAGCGACCCCGACGAGCTGGGTGACGCTCCCGGGGCGGCGCCACCGGCGGACGCGCCCTCTGGGGACGTGCCGGCGGACGACTCGGCGGCTCCGAGCCCCCCGACGGACGCACCCGCCGAAGCGTCCGGCGTCGATGCGGCCGACCTGATGGGCGACGGCTCGGAGACGGCCGGATCGGTCGACTCGGGCGAGCGGTCGTCGGAGGACGACGCCCGCGACCGGCCGCCCCAGGCCGACGGCGGGTCGAGCGCGGTCGGTCCACAGGGCGGGGCCGAGTCCGGCTCGGATGCCGGTCCGACGCCTCCGTCGGGGGACGGCCCCGGGGGGGGCGGGGCCGACCCGTCGGCCGACGCGGGCGCCGAGGCGGAGCCGTCGGTCGACCGCGCGACGGTGAAGATCACGAGCGACGTGGGCGAGATCTTCGGCGTCGACCAGCGGGCCTACGACCTCACCGCCGAGGACGTGGTGACGCTGCCCGAGGCCAACGCCGGGCCGCTCGTCGAGCGCGACGCGGCCGAGCGGCTGGACTGA